In the genome of Flexistipes sinusarabici DSM 4947, one region contains:
- the istA gene encoding IS21 family transposase, which produces MLQIEDIRNMYFNKGKNVSEICRETGFDRKTVNKYLEKENWTEVKLPLPEVRGSKLDAYKPEIDRWLEDDRRIRRKQRHTAKRVFDRLREKYPDFECSYRTVASYVSEKKQEIYNPKQSYLPLEHKAGEAQIDFGKADFVEKGVPFFGSYLSVSFPNSNGGYLQLFKGENFECLAQGLRNIFEHMGGVPHRHWYDNLSPVVKDILKGKDRNLTESFIRFREHYGFESAFCNPASGHEKGNVENKVGYLRRNLLVPVPEFSDLEEYNRELLVRCDKDMKREHYRKGEFISSLFEEDLKALNPLPTRVFEAESYEHVRVDAYGKFTLNDGKHTYSASPRLAGGRAVVVKSHNNIKVLDKNMKEVVVHNRLYGEERQESMDWLPYLSQLSKKPGALKYTGIYKMLPCSIRSWLDKVSPGEKSSALKMLASMTKESGFDVAVKSLENALSCNASDFESISSVYRSIISRMPELKPVSLSPDVPELRKVDSDFSKYDRLFNSEVGHVSN; this is translated from the coding sequence ATGTTACAAATTGAAGATATCAGAAATATGTACTTTAACAAAGGCAAGAATGTGTCGGAAATATGCAGAGAAACCGGCTTTGATCGCAAGACAGTAAACAAGTATCTTGAGAAAGAGAACTGGACAGAAGTAAAGCTGCCGTTACCGGAAGTCAGGGGATCGAAGCTTGATGCGTATAAGCCTGAGATAGACAGATGGTTAGAAGATGACAGAAGAATAAGGCGCAAACAAAGGCATACAGCCAAAAGGGTATTTGACAGATTGAGGGAAAAATATCCTGATTTTGAGTGCAGCTACCGGACAGTAGCGAGTTATGTATCAGAGAAGAAGCAGGAGATTTACAACCCTAAGCAGTCGTACTTACCTTTAGAGCATAAAGCGGGTGAAGCCCAGATAGACTTCGGTAAGGCTGACTTTGTAGAAAAAGGTGTACCGTTTTTTGGCTCTTATCTGAGCGTATCATTCCCCAACAGCAATGGCGGTTATCTGCAGCTTTTTAAGGGGGAGAACTTTGAATGCCTTGCCCAGGGATTGAGAAATATTTTTGAACATATGGGCGGTGTCCCCCATAGGCATTGGTATGACAATTTATCCCCTGTAGTTAAAGATATCTTAAAAGGCAAAGACCGTAATTTGACAGAATCATTTATAAGATTCAGGGAACATTACGGATTCGAGTCAGCATTCTGCAATCCGGCTTCCGGTCATGAGAAGGGAAATGTAGAGAATAAAGTTGGTTATTTAAGGCGTAATCTTCTTGTTCCCGTTCCGGAGTTTTCAGATTTGGAAGAGTACAACCGTGAGCTGCTGGTAAGGTGTGACAAAGATATGAAGCGTGAGCATTACCGTAAAGGGGAATTTATCTCCAGTCTTTTTGAAGAGGATTTGAAAGCACTCAATCCGCTGCCTACCAGAGTTTTTGAGGCGGAGAGTTATGAGCATGTAAGAGTTGATGCTTACGGCAAATTTACATTGAATGACGGTAAACACACCTATTCAGCCTCTCCACGCCTTGCAGGTGGTAGAGCTGTAGTAGTAAAGAGCCATAACAATATCAAAGTGCTTGATAAAAATATGAAGGAGGTGGTTGTTCACAATAGGCTTTATGGAGAAGAGAGACAGGAATCTATGGATTGGTTACCATATCTCAGTCAGCTCTCAAAGAAGCCTGGTGCCCTGAAATATACGGGTATTTATAAAATGCTCCCCTGTTCTATCAGGAGTTGGCTTGATAAAGTATCACCGGGGGAAAAATCTTCAGCACTAAAAATGCTTGCAAGTATGACTAAGGAGTCGGGGTTTGATGTGGCAGTAAAATCCCTGGAAAATGCATTGTCATGCAATGCCAGTGATTTTGAGAGTATATCCTCTGTTTACAGGAGTATAATCAGCAGGATGCCTGAGCTTAAGCCGGTAAGTCTGTCACCTGATGTTCCTGAATTGAGAAAGGTTGATTCTGATTTCAGTAAATATGACCGATTATTTAATAGCGAGGTTGGTCATGTCAGTAATTGA
- the istB gene encoding IS21-like element helper ATPase IstB, with translation MSVIESVAEACKELKLSRNIVDNMQKIQEEDRYKFLLQLFQLEIQHRADNRRQRNIKSAGFYNMKSFSDYVYDDLELPSGLSISDIESAEFVRRKENLILYGNSGTGKSHLATAIGIKACMEDMRVGFYRTAGLVNKLLEARQQGALDKLFRKLSKLDLIICDEWGYVPLDMVGGQLLFQVISECYETKSLIITTNLEFSKWVNIFYNQEMTAAMIDRLVHLAPARGW, from the coding sequence ATGTCAGTAATTGAGTCTGTGGCAGAAGCCTGCAAGGAGCTGAAGCTGAGCAGGAATATAGTGGATAATATGCAGAAGATACAGGAAGAAGACAGGTATAAGTTTTTACTGCAATTGTTCCAGCTGGAGATACAACATAGGGCTGATAACCGCAGGCAGAGGAATATAAAGAGTGCCGGTTTTTACAACATGAAGAGTTTTTCTGATTATGTGTATGACGATTTAGAGCTTCCGTCCGGCTTAAGTATATCAGATATAGAATCTGCAGAATTTGTCAGGCGTAAGGAGAATCTAATTTTATACGGGAATTCCGGGACGGGCAAGTCCCACCTTGCTACAGCCATTGGTATTAAGGCTTGCATGGAAGATATGCGTGTGGGTTTTTACAGAACAGCCGGATTGGTGAACAAGCTTCTTGAAGCCAGACAGCAGGGGGCATTGGACAAGTTGTTCAGGAAGCTGTCTAAGCTGGATTTGATAATATGTGATGAGTGGGGATATGTGCCGTTGGATATGGTCGGTGGACAACTGCTATTTCAGGTGATTTCTGAGTGTTATGAAACCAAGAGCCTGATTATCACCACTAATCTGGAATTCAGCAAATGGGTGAATATTTTTTACAATCAGGAGATGACCGCAGCTATGATTGACAGGCTGGTTCATCTAGCACCAGCCAGAGGCTGGTAA
- a CDS encoding transposase — protein MIGEIRKNVKRKIVSVASSISEDNVSVKKPLHKHILEIVTGVLASKSCNLTEIARSLKEDIAIKDTLKRIRRNVHDHPEILELSNYYNMNKWKDKVREETIIALDAGDICHHFGNNFENHCRLRDGSKGSTGNGYYLNQISCYNPSERITFPMYLDMYSSEEQSFKSMNTESMKAVENFVSAAGPKGLWVLDRGYDGGIMLNYFLNKDLDFVTRLTKKRHLVLGGKPVSIPDLVKKINRRYKIGKSFRFGYKKCYINLEGKLYPVTVMVNKGEENKEPHILLTNGHIKKSREIKRRVTGYYHRWGVEECYRFEKQGFGIEKSLTPNFNAIKSLLGASMLAWSVLLMVQEDEILKEQVIANSKREKSKKKDRPKFIYYSLLDGISRAFIMAKEIFRFRKPKPPNLAPTIDELLNKRSLGMIL, from the coding sequence ATGATAGGTGAAATTAGGAAAAATGTGAAGAGAAAAATTGTGAGTGTAGCATCATCAATTTCAGAGGATAATGTAAGTGTAAAAAAGCCCCTTCATAAACATATTTTGGAAATAGTAACCGGAGTATTAGCCTCAAAGAGCTGCAACTTAACAGAAATAGCAAGAAGCCTGAAGGAAGATATAGCCATAAAAGACACTTTAAAAAGGATACGCCGTAATGTCCATGATCACCCAGAGATTCTTGAATTGTCGAATTATTACAATATGAACAAGTGGAAAGACAAAGTAAGGGAAGAAACAATAATAGCTTTGGATGCGGGAGACATTTGTCATCATTTTGGCAATAACTTTGAAAATCATTGTCGTTTAAGAGATGGGAGCAAAGGCAGTACCGGCAACGGTTATTATCTAAATCAAATAAGTTGTTACAATCCTTCTGAGAGAATAACATTTCCAATGTATCTTGATATGTACAGCAGCGAAGAACAGAGCTTTAAGAGTATGAACACGGAAAGTATGAAAGCGGTAGAGAATTTTGTATCAGCAGCTGGACCCAAAGGTTTGTGGGTATTAGACCGTGGTTATGACGGCGGTATTATGCTGAATTATTTTTTAAACAAGGATCTTGATTTTGTAACCAGATTAACAAAAAAGCGCCACCTTGTTTTAGGAGGTAAACCGGTAAGTATTCCTGATTTAGTGAAGAAAATAAACAGACGTTACAAAATTGGGAAATCTTTTAGGTTTGGCTATAAGAAGTGTTATATAAATCTTGAAGGTAAGCTTTACCCTGTGACTGTAATGGTTAATAAGGGGGAGGAGAATAAAGAGCCTCATATTTTACTTACAAATGGTCACATAAAGAAATCCAGAGAGATTAAGAGACGCGTGACAGGATATTACCACCGCTGGGGCGTGGAAGAATGTTACAGATTTGAGAAGCAGGGCTTTGGAATAGAGAAGAGTTTAACCCCTAACTTTAATGCGATAAAATCACTGCTTGGAGCATCCATGTTAGCCTGGAGCGTATTGCTGATGGTACAGGAGGATGAAATATTAAAAGAGCAGGTCATTGCAAATTCTAAGAGGGAGAAATCCAAAAAGAAAGATCGACCAAAATTTATATATTATAGCCTTTTAGATGGTATTAGCAGAGCATTTATTATGGCTAAGGAAATATTTAGATTTCGAAAACCCAAGCCGCCTAATTTAGCTCCTACAATTGATGAATTGTTAAATAAACGTTCACTTGGTATGATACTGTGA
- a CDS encoding IS110 family transposase, whose protein sequence is MKSYEKVVGIDVSKETLSISLYDGKSHISYETRNTVKSFFNDFVKKEKGIDFSKVLFMLENTGVYHLRLATHLSKECGYIVSVANPLVIKRYSQMNLKRAKTDKADARLIAEYGYINGDDWLFSPRDIDYYKIDMKLKAVEDFHKQINMLSNQIEAIEYLPFKDNSTLNAYKKLIENFKKEIKKIEKELDILLREKYVEEYKLLSSIPGVGLKLTGVILGKLNGFANFDRGKDVTSFVGICPSIYQSGTSVNGRGKISKKGNGYMRTILYLCSLSACKYNKSCAELYERLVAKGKPKKVALIAVANKLIRQAFGVLKSGKPYDPDHAKNLTLVAKNA, encoded by the coding sequence ATGAAGAGCTATGAAAAAGTAGTGGGAATTGATGTATCCAAGGAAACGTTGTCAATCAGCTTATATGATGGCAAGAGTCACATAAGCTATGAGACAAGAAACACGGTAAAATCATTTTTTAATGATTTTGTTAAGAAGGAGAAGGGAATAGATTTTTCCAAAGTTCTTTTTATGCTGGAAAATACGGGAGTATACCATTTAAGATTAGCAACCCATTTGAGCAAGGAATGTGGTTATATTGTAAGTGTAGCGAATCCTCTTGTAATAAAGAGGTACTCACAGATGAATTTAAAACGTGCAAAGACAGACAAAGCCGATGCCCGTTTGATAGCGGAGTATGGTTATATTAACGGAGATGATTGGCTATTTTCTCCCCGGGATATAGACTATTATAAGATAGATATGAAACTTAAAGCGGTGGAAGATTTTCATAAGCAGATAAATATGTTGAGTAACCAGATTGAAGCGATTGAATATTTACCTTTCAAAGACAATAGCACACTAAATGCTTATAAAAAACTTATAGAGAATTTTAAGAAAGAGATAAAAAAGATAGAAAAAGAATTAGACATATTGCTGCGGGAGAAGTATGTCGAAGAGTATAAATTGCTTTCGAGTATTCCTGGAGTTGGGTTAAAGCTGACAGGAGTGATTTTGGGCAAATTAAACGGTTTTGCAAATTTTGATAGAGGTAAGGATGTAACGAGTTTTGTGGGTATATGTCCCAGTATTTACCAGTCAGGGACATCGGTCAATGGCAGAGGTAAAATATCGAAGAAGGGCAACGGCTATATGCGGACGATACTGTATTTATGCTCACTTTCAGCTTGCAAGTATAATAAATCATGCGCAGAATTATATGAGAGACTTGTAGCTAAAGGTAAGCCTAAAAAGGTTGCCTTAATAGCAGTAGCGAACAAGTTGATAAGGCAGGCATTTGGTGTATTGAAAAGTGGCAAACCGTATGATCCGGATCATGCAAAAAATTTAACTTTGGTTGCAAAAAATGCTTGA